The Oceanimonas doudoroffii genome includes a region encoding these proteins:
- the nadB gene encoding L-aspartate oxidase, giving the protein MKDPVEYLCDVLIIGSGAAGLSLALKLASHARVHVLCKGPLAEGATLYAQGGIAAVFDETDSIESHVADTLVAGAGLCDEAVVEFTARNAPDAIQWLIGQGVPFDTEETGQGEPSYHLTREGGHSHRRIFHAADATGRAVQTTLIEQVQRHPNIHVLERVNALDLITTAKLGLPGNRVLGAYVWNRNKERVETVRARFVAMATGGASKVYQYTSNPDVSSGDGIAMAWRAGCRVANMEFNQFHPTSLYHPDDNNFLLTEALRGEGAHLLRPDGSRFMPDFDQRGELAPRDIVARAIDHEMKRLGADCMYLDISHKPADFIIKHFPTIYERCLKVGIDITRQAMPVVPAAHYTCGGVMVDHKGRTDIDGLYAIGEVSYTGLHGANRMASNSLLECIVFARAAGEDMLAGLATTPEPPMLPLWDESKVTDSDEEVVIHHNWHELRLFMWDYVGIVRSNKRLERAKRRIELLQQEIQEYYANFRVSNNLLELRNLVQVAELIVLSAMDRKESRGLHYTLDYPNQLDNPQPTVLTPANYNPRQPA; this is encoded by the coding sequence ATGAAAGATCCCGTTGAATACCTCTGCGACGTGCTCATCATTGGCAGCGGTGCCGCCGGCCTGTCCCTGGCGCTGAAACTGGCCAGCCATGCCCGCGTGCATGTGCTGTGCAAGGGACCGCTCGCCGAAGGTGCCACCCTGTATGCCCAGGGGGGCATTGCCGCCGTCTTTGATGAAACCGACAGCATCGAATCCCACGTGGCCGACACCCTGGTGGCCGGTGCCGGCCTGTGCGACGAAGCCGTGGTCGAGTTCACCGCCCGCAACGCGCCCGACGCCATTCAGTGGCTGATCGGCCAGGGCGTGCCCTTTGACACAGAAGAAACCGGACAGGGCGAACCCAGCTATCACCTGACCCGGGAGGGCGGCCACAGCCACAGGCGCATTTTTCACGCCGCCGACGCCACCGGCCGGGCGGTACAGACCACTCTTATCGAGCAGGTGCAACGCCACCCCAACATTCATGTGCTGGAACGGGTCAACGCCCTGGATTTGATTACCACGGCCAAGCTCGGCCTGCCCGGCAACCGGGTGCTGGGCGCCTATGTGTGGAACCGCAACAAGGAGCGGGTGGAAACCGTGCGTGCCCGTTTCGTGGCCATGGCCACCGGCGGTGCGTCTAAGGTTTACCAGTACACTTCCAACCCGGACGTCAGCTCCGGCGACGGCATCGCCATGGCCTGGCGCGCCGGCTGCCGAGTGGCCAATATGGAATTCAACCAGTTCCACCCCACCAGCTTGTATCACCCGGACGACAACAACTTTCTGCTCACCGAGGCCCTGCGCGGTGAAGGCGCCCACCTGCTGCGCCCGGACGGCAGCCGCTTTATGCCCGACTTTGATCAGCGCGGCGAGCTGGCCCCCCGGGACATAGTGGCCCGCGCCATCGACCACGAAATGAAGCGCCTGGGCGCCGACTGCATGTATCTCGACATCAGCCACAAGCCGGCGGACTTCATCATCAAGCACTTTCCCACCATTTACGAACGTTGCCTCAAGGTGGGCATCGACATCACCAGGCAGGCCATGCCGGTGGTGCCCGCCGCTCACTACACCTGCGGCGGAGTCATGGTGGATCACAAGGGCCGTACCGACATCGACGGTCTCTACGCCATTGGCGAGGTGTCCTACACCGGCCTGCACGGCGCCAACCGCATGGCGTCAAACTCGCTGCTGGAGTGCATCGTGTTCGCCCGAGCCGCCGGGGAAGACATGCTGGCCGGCCTGGCTACCACCCCGGAGCCGCCCATGCTACCACTGTGGGATGAAAGCAAGGTGACCGACTCCGACGAGGAAGTGGTGATCCACCACAACTGGCACGAGCTGCGGCTGTTTATGTGGGACTACGTCGGCATAGTGCGCTCGAACAAGCGACTGGAGCGGGCCAAGCGCCGTATTGAACTGCTGCAGCAGGAAATTCAGGAGTATTACGCCAACTTCAGGGTCAGCAACAATTTGCTGGAGCTGCGCAACCTGGTGCAGGTGGCAGAGCTGATTGTGTTGTCGGCCATGGACCGCAAGGAATCCCGTGGCCTGCACTACACCCTGGATTATCCAAATCAGCTCGACAATCCGCAGCCCACGGTGCTCACCCCCGCCAACTACAACCCTCGTCAACCCGCGTAA
- a CDS encoding protein YgfX, whose translation MNATRFAINAEPSRLHRLYLLGLALLLWLPAALLLDADRLPWFAPGWLLASGLAWHRAGRYRLVGEFNAGVLSLNGRSGTLSHHSRAGPGFLLLVLEGNPWPPLWLFQDAVPDAVYRRLARQLLYAG comes from the coding sequence TTGAACGCAACCAGGTTCGCAATCAACGCTGAGCCTTCGCGGCTGCACCGGCTCTACCTGCTCGGGCTGGCCCTGCTGTTGTGGTTACCGGCGGCGTTGTTGCTCGACGCCGACCGCCTGCCCTGGTTTGCACCGGGCTGGTTGCTGGCCTCGGGGCTGGCCTGGCACCGGGCCGGTCGTTACCGTCTGGTCGGCGAATTCAATGCCGGCGTGCTTAGCCTTAATGGCCGCAGCGGTACACTTTCCCATCACAGCCGGGCCGGGCCCGGCTTTTTGCTGCTGGTGCTGGAGGGAAATCCCTGGCCGCCGCTGTGGTTGTTTCAGGATGCGGTGCCCGACGCCGTATACCGGCGCCTGGCACGGCAGCTGCTTTACGCGGGTTGA
- a CDS encoding sigma-E factor negative regulatory protein, giving the protein MANKERISALVDGEIQDRVLLEHVFSDRELADTFGRYHLYGDVMRNELPERLPLDLSDSIAAALEQEAPLTAANDSHAESGAARVVRPTFGRALSRIKPALRHAGQFAIAASVSAAVIFGVQQYSQPAATQSPVLNTVPLSGGAAPVSLNYQVDQQQRVSEQQLLEQERRIHALLMDHELQQRLRQN; this is encoded by the coding sequence ATGGCTAACAAAGAGCGAATTTCGGCACTGGTCGACGGAGAAATCCAGGATAGGGTGCTGCTGGAGCATGTCTTCAGCGACAGGGAACTGGCCGATACCTTTGGCCGCTATCACCTTTACGGCGACGTGATGCGCAATGAATTGCCCGAACGCCTGCCGCTTGATCTGAGCGACAGTATAGCGGCGGCGCTGGAGCAGGAAGCCCCGCTGACCGCCGCCAATGACAGCCATGCCGAGTCCGGTGCGGCCAGGGTGGTGCGGCCGACGTTCGGGCGTGCCCTGAGTCGCATCAAGCCGGCCCTGCGCCATGCAGGTCAGTTCGCCATTGCCGCCTCGGTATCGGCGGCGGTGATCTTCGGGGTGCAACAATACAGTCAGCCTGCAGCCACCCAGTCGCCGGTGCTGAATACCGTGCCCCTGAGCGGTGGTGCCGCGCCGGTCAGCCTGAACTATCAGGTGGATCAGCAGCAGCGGGTCAGCGAACAGCAGCTGCTGGAGCAGGAAC
- the rpoE gene encoding RNA polymerase sigma factor RpoE has protein sequence MSENLTDQQVIERVQRGDKNAYNLLVKKYQYKVANLVSRYVSNPGDVPDVTQEAFIKAYRALSGFRGESAFFTWLYRIAVNTAKNHLVSQRRRPPGSDVEIDDAEYYGGGEALKELASPESLILTEEIRQAVFETIDGLPDDLKTAITLRELEGMSYEDIASVMDCPVGTVRSRIFRAREAIDKRVTPLLRS, from the coding sequence ATGAGCGAGAATTTGACGGATCAGCAAGTGATCGAGCGGGTTCAGCGGGGAGACAAGAATGCATACAACCTGCTGGTGAAAAAATATCAGTACAAAGTGGCGAACCTGGTGTCTCGTTACGTGTCCAATCCTGGAGACGTACCCGATGTGACCCAGGAGGCCTTTATCAAGGCCTACCGGGCATTGTCCGGCTTTCGCGGCGAGAGTGCGTTTTTCACCTGGCTGTATCGCATCGCGGTCAATACCGCCAAGAATCATCTGGTATCGCAGCGACGACGCCCGCCGGGTTCGGATGTGGAGATCGACGACGCCGAGTATTACGGTGGTGGTGAGGCCCTGAAGGAGCTGGCCTCACCGGAAAGCCTGATACTGACGGAGGAAATCCGCCAGGCCGTGTTTGAAACCATAGACGGCTTGCCGGACGATCTGAAAACGGCGATCACCCTGCGGGAATTGGAAGGAATGAGCTACGAAGACATCGCGAGTGTCATGGATTGCCCGGTGGGAACCGTGCGTTCACGCATTTTTCGGGCTCGGGAAGCAATAGACAAGCGGGTCACCCCCTTGCTTCGGAGTTGA
- a CDS encoding YgfZ/GcvT domain-containing protein has product MRVTFRTETEGAFVFTIASTPQLYPLTDRAVVALTGAERVKYLQGQVTADIDRLGPGDACAGGHCDSKGKLWASFWLANLGEQLLLVMNQSLVARQLPELKKFAVFAKTEIDDVSDHWQVCGLAGEGLSHWLNHQVGDGNLWQGGVIIPVAAEHALLVLPKDAELPDLPRGDEQEWRGLMIHAGLPDMSAEHQGDYIPQMLNLQAIGGISFNKGCYMGQETVARAKYRGANKKAMFILEGEVEDEVAVNQDLEMQLGDNWRRAGTVLSACRQGNECMLLTVLNKDLDADTLFRIKEQPDSRLRLRPLPYELTD; this is encoded by the coding sequence ATGAGGGTCACATTTCGGACTGAAACTGAGGGTGCTTTCGTGTTTACCATCGCCTCTACCCCCCAACTCTATCCGCTGACCGACAGGGCCGTTGTCGCCCTGACCGGAGCAGAGCGGGTCAAATACCTGCAGGGCCAGGTGACCGCCGACATCGACCGGCTCGGCCCCGGCGACGCCTGTGCCGGCGGTCATTGCGACAGCAAGGGCAAACTGTGGGCCTCATTCTGGCTGGCCAATCTGGGCGAGCAACTGCTGCTGGTGATGAACCAGTCGCTGGTGGCGCGCCAGCTGCCCGAGCTGAAGAAGTTCGCGGTCTTTGCCAAAACCGAGATCGACGATGTCAGCGACCATTGGCAGGTCTGCGGCCTGGCCGGCGAAGGCCTGTCCCACTGGCTGAACCATCAGGTCGGCGACGGCAACCTGTGGCAGGGCGGCGTCATTATTCCGGTGGCCGCCGAGCATGCGCTGCTGGTGTTGCCCAAAGACGCCGAATTGCCGGACCTGCCCCGAGGCGACGAGCAGGAATGGCGCGGGCTGATGATCCATGCCGGGCTGCCCGACATGAGTGCCGAGCACCAGGGCGACTACATTCCCCAGATGCTCAACCTGCAGGCCATTGGCGGCATCAGCTTCAACAAGGGCTGCTATATGGGTCAGGAGACCGTGGCCAGGGCCAAATACCGGGGTGCCAACAAAAAGGCCATGTTTATTCTGGAAGGCGAGGTTGAGGACGAGGTGGCCGTCAACCAGGATCTGGAAATGCAGCTGGGTGACAACTGGCGCCGGGCCGGCACCGTGCTGAGCGCGTGCCGGCAGGGCAATGAGTGCATGCTGCTCACCGTGCTGAACAAGGATCTGGATGCCGATACCCTGTTCCGCATCAAGGAGCAGCCCGACAGCCGGCTGCGACTGCGCCCCCTGCCCTATGAACTGACCGACTGA
- a CDS encoding succinate dehydrogenase assembly factor 2: MLTSTDKPRLIWACRRGMLELDVILAPFVEHEYDALDEPQQATFRRLLECDDPDLFAWFMGHERSKDAALQAMVGYILERNQVRNQR; encoded by the coding sequence ATGCTCACTAGCACCGACAAACCCCGCCTGATCTGGGCATGCCGCCGGGGCATGCTGGAGTTGGATGTGATTCTAGCCCCCTTTGTGGAGCACGAATACGACGCCCTTGATGAGCCGCAACAGGCCACCTTCCGGCGCCTGCTGGAATGCGACGACCCGGATTTGTTTGCCTGGTTTATGGGCCATGAGCGTTCAAAGGACGCCGCCCTGCAGGCCATGGTGGGCTACATTCTTGAACGCAACCAGGTTCGCAATCAACGCTGA